The genomic interval gactctctttctcccattcattctctttattgagcaatctttcgtaatGGCGTCTCCAAACCACTTTCTTTGCAGGCTCGTTTAGTGtgagcgtaccatcatccatgcgaacacatttctctctcacactgtcttgcaacacgaaatacctcgagtctttggtcctcacggcgctgAACATTGGAAAaccttttcttatctgcttcccctctggctaaataaacctgtcgcccaACTTCCcctctggcagtctgatacagttccctgctaccaccgtttttccagtctttccaaccctgtttcttttttctaatagccctgtcaacaacattgttccaccaccacgttattttcggTCGAGCGGGGACNNNNNNNNNNNNNNNNNNNNNNNNNNNNNNNNNNNNNNNNNNNNNNNNNNNNNNNNNNNNNNNNNNNNNNNNNNNNNNNNNNNNNNNNNNNNNNNNNNNNNNNNNNNNNNNNNNNNNNNNNNNNNNNNNNNNNNNNNNNNNNNNNNNNNNNNNNNNNNNNNNNNNNNNNNNNNNNNNNNNNNNNNNNNNNNNNNNNNNNNNNNNNNNNNNNNNNNNNNNNNNNNNNNNNNNNNNNNNNNNNNNNNNNNNNNNNNNNNNNNNNNNNNNNNNNNNNNNNNNNNNNNNNNNNNNNNNNNNNNNNNNNNNNNNNNNNNNNNNNNNNNNNNNNNNNNNNNNNNNNNNNNNNNNNNNNNNNNNNNNNNNNNNNNNNNNNNNNNNNNNNNNNNNNNNNNNNNNNNNNNNNNNNNNNNNNNNNNNNNNNNNNNNNNNNNNNNNNNNNNNNNNNNNNNNNNNNNNNNNNNNNNNNNNNNNNNNNNNNNNNNNNNNNNNNNNNNNNNNNNNNNNNNNNNNNNNNNNNNNNNNNNNNNNNNNNNNNNNNNNNNNNNNNNNNNNNNNNNNNNNNNNNNNNNNNNNNNNNNNNNNNNNNNNNNNNNNNNNNNNNNNNNNNNNNNNNNNNNNNNNNNNNNNNNNNNNNNNNNNNNNNNNNNNNNNNNNNNNNNNNNNNNNNNNNNNNNNNNNNNNNNNNNNNNNNNNNNNNNNNNNNNNNNNNNNNNNNNNNNNNNNNNNNNNNNNNNNNNNNNNNNNNNNNNNNNNNNNNNNNNNNNNNNNNNNNNNNNNNNNNNNNNNNNNNNNNNNNNNNNNNNNNNNNNNNNNNNNNNNNNNNNNNNNNNNNNNNNNNNNNNNNNNNNNNNNNNNNNNNNNNNNNNNNNNNNNNNNNNNNNNNNNNNNNNNNNNNNNNNNNNNNNNNNNNNNNNNNNNNNNNNNNNNNNNNNNNNNNNNNNNNNNNNNNNNNNNNNNNNNNNNNNNNNNNNNNNNNNNNNNNNNNNNNNNNNNNNNNNNNNNNNNNNNNNNNNNNNNNNNNNNNNNNNNNNNNNNNNNNNNNNNNNNNNNNNNNNNNNNNNNNNNNNNNNNNNNNNNNNNNNNNNNNNNNNNNNNNNNNNNNNNNNNNNNNNNNNNNNNNNNNNNNNNNNNNNNNNNNNNNNNNNNNNNNNNNNNNNNNNNNNNNNNNNNNNNNNNNNNNNNNNNNNNNNNNNNNNNNNNNNNNNNNNNNNNNNNNNNNNNNNNNNNNNNNNNNNNNNNNNNNNNNNNNNNNNNNNNNNNNNNNNNNNNNNNNNNNNNNNNNNNNNNNNNNNNNNNNNNNNNNNNNNNNNNNNNNNNNNNNNNNNNNNNNNNNNNNNNNNNNNNNNNNNNNNNNNNNNNNNNNNNNNNNNNNNNNNNNNNNNNNNNNNNNNNNNNNNNNNNNNNNNNNNNNNNNNNNNNNNNNNNNNNNNNNNNNNNNNNNNNNNNNNNNNNNNNNNNNNNNNNNNNNNNNNNNNNtgggtacaggatgtcacaaaatgtaaacaacatgaaatacgaggACAAATTTGGGTAtgcaaacgagagaaacaaatggaaaacaaaagaagtaacataaagaacgacccttcatcagttgttggttgtctatcgactcctcatttcgagctttgaacgacaatatgagactTCGAAAAGCAATTGCTTTCGCGAACCAaactaaaatttgggatttgcggagggtcaaagttgatgacaaaaacaggacagtggagacatacaacaaacgaaaacaaacacggaGGGCTGTTGGGTCAGACAAGGTAGAGAAGCGAACGCTAGAGGAATgttgtctttgacaagagaaaagatagaagaggagacagataagaatgcaTGTGGTCTGCACGACAgactgaaggaaaaagaaagatgatcacgtgaggaaaagaaagatggacgatggtcatgtgtgagcaacgagagagtgtaaaggagaaagagtgagagaaagcgggacagacaaatagaaaacggtgaaggggagaaaaataattagagaaaggatgagagagaaaacgaatatatatactgaaaagcAATGGCTTCTGTAGAACCATTGATCAGATAGAGCAGAAGAAAAATGATTTCATCCGATCCTATGCCCTTATCAGACCATACATTGACATTCTTGATGTCATCATGGAAAACTGCTGTGGCAAGGCTGATCAGGATAGGGAAATCGAAGCAAAAACTAGAAGTCTCTTTGATCCAGTGATTCTCCAAAAGAATGAATCCCCCAACTCTGTGAACAACCAGGCTGATAAGCATAGAGAAGCCAAGGAAGCAACAACCAGAAGTCCCTCTGTGTCAGTGGTTCTACAGCGGAATGGAGCCCTTACCCCATTGGAGAACCAGTGGAATGCAAGTGCTACcacaagaaaaggaaggaaagaaaacgaGCACAAGCATAAAGAAACAGTTCAGCAATCATAGGATGCatttgatcagataaaaatgcttaaatagtcttgactatttcCCTTCTaccatgaagagaaaccattgagCCGGCGGATTaccaagatatagccccacccccagattatcacagatcctccttcatgttcaacagttggaagaaggcagtctaggtcaaatgcttcttttggctgtctccacaggTATACTCgtccggtggtcggaaataaggtaaaggatgactcgtccgagaaaataacattcttccactgctctagggaccaattctgtaggtttttgctccactctaaatgctttacaacgtttgtttttgaaagtattggttttctgattgcagccctcccgtaaaatctggctttgtgcagctcccggcgagcagtttttgtggaaactagaTTCTTGAGGTGATCATTAAACTCTGCAGAGAGAGAACACGCACACAGTTCTATCAATTATATTTGGAGgcatatttcaaatgtcttcgttttggcgaGCCGAACCTGGAAATgactctgcagaaaataattagattaatatcaatttaaaccagtggcctagcatactgaaaaaaatctgaagattcagaaaattatattacatataagaggaatgatcactaggtggactcctaatatgctaaatgtagaccccatatgtTCTGCAGAGTCATTTCCGGGTTCGGCCCGccaaaatgaagacatttgaaatatgcCCCCAAATATAATTCATAGAACTGTATGCATGTTCTCTCTCAGGAGGACGTCTCGTGCATAgttctgtaaattatattttctatgacgGTCACACTGAAGATTTGCAGACATTTACGTAATGtaaatggtaacaatgaaatCTGGTATGtgactaatcattatattttgtatcttttcatttgtcttgctcgctttacgttctggcgtttgccgaattttcttgagaacaatttttcttagtgGTTAAACCAGATggggtctacatttagcatattaggagtcgacctagtggtcattcctcttatatatatgtaatataattttctgaatcttcagattttttcaatatgctaggccactggtttaaattgatattaatctaatTANNNNNNNNNNNNNNNNNNNNNNNNNNNNNNNNNNNNNNNNNNNNNNNNNNNNNNNNNNNNNNNNNNNNNNNNNNNNNNNNNNNNNNNNNNNNNNNNNNNNNNNNNNNNNNNNNNNNNNNNNNNNNNNNNNNNNNNNNNNNNNNNNNNNNNNNNNNNNNNNNNNNNNNNNNNNNNNNNNNNNNNNNNNNNNNNNNNNNNNNNNNNNNNNNNNNNNNNNNNNNNNNNNNNNNNNNNNNNNNNNNNNNNNNNNNNNNNNNNNNNNNNNNNNNNNNNNNNNNNNNNNNNNNNNNNNNNNNNNNNNNNNNNNNNNNNNNNNNNNNNNNNNNNNNNNNNNNNNNNNNNNNNNNNNNNNNNNNNNNNNNNNNNNNNNNNNNNNNNNNNNNNNNNNNNNNNNNNNNNNNNNNNNNNNNNNNNNNNNNNNNNNNNNNNNNNNNNNNNNNNNNNNNNNNNNNNNNNNNNNNNNNNNNNNNNNNNNNNNNNNNNNNNNNNNNNNNNNNNNNNNNNNNNNNNNNNNNNNNNNNNNNNNNNNNNNNNNNNNNNNNNNNNNNNNNNNNNNNNNNNNNNNNNNNNNNNNNNNNNNNNNNNNNNNNNNNNNNNNNNNNNNNNNNNNNNNNNNNNNNNNNNNNNNNNNNNNNNNNNNNNNNNNNNNNNNNNNNNNNNNNNNNNNNNNNNNNNNNNNNNNNNNNNNNNNNNNNNNNNNNNNNNNNNNNNNNNNNNNNNNNNNNNNNNNNNNNNNNNNNNNNNNNNNNNNNNNNNNNNNNNNNNNNNNNNNNNNNNNNNNNNNNNNNNNNNNNNNNNNNNNNNNNNNNNNNNNNNNNNNNNNNNNNNNNNNNNNNNNNNNNNNNNNNNNNNNNNNNNNNNNNNNNNNNNNNNNNNNNNNNNNNNNNNNNNNNNNNNNNNNNNNNNNNNNNNNNNNNNNNNNNNNNNNNNNNNNNNNNNNNNNNNNNNNNNNNNNNNNNNNNNNNNNNNNNNNNNNNNNNNNNNNNNNNNNNNNNNNNNNNNNNNNNNNNNNNNNNNNNNNNNNNNNNNNNNNNNNNNNNNNNNNNNNNNNNNNNNNNNNNNNNNNNNNNNNNNNNNNNNNNNNNNNNNNNNNNNNNNNNNNNNNNNNNNNNNNNNNNNNNNNNNNNNNNNNNNNNNNNNNNNNNNNNNNNNNNNNNNNNNNNNNNNNNNNNNNNNNNNNNNNNNNNNNNNNNNNNNNNNNNNNNNNNNNNNNNNNNNNNNNNNNNNNNNNNNNNNNNNNNNNNNNNNNNNNNNNNNNNNNNNNNNNNNNNNNNNNNNNNNNNNNNNNNNNNNNNNNNNNNNNNNNNNNNNNNNNNNNNNNNNNNNNNNNNNNNNNNNNNNNNNNNNNNNNNNNNNNNNNNNNNNNNNNNNNNNNNNNNNNNNNNNNNNNNNNNNNNNNNatatatacacatacatatatgttattacaTGTTGAAATTTGAGCGCTGTTGCTTCAAATAACGTGATTTCattttgtgtatttcattttgtGATTTCGTTTTGTGTATTCCAcgatgttacatatgtatatgtatatgcatattacatatatattttacatatgtatatgcatatacattcggtgtgtgtgtgtgtggaataattTCACCCGACTACCTCATGAAATACTAGGAAAGAATTACATAAATGGCCAGTTACGCGGTGGGTCATTCAGAAGCGAACAGTAGAAAGACGAAGATTCTGATGTAAGATCAAGGTGgtcgatattttttttctttcaaataaaaaCAAGTCAGTCGTGATAGATGATAGGCAGcgaataaaagtaaaattattatgGAAGGTACACTGTATAACAAAAATGTGTTCAGTTAAAATTCTTTAGTGAAACacattacaacagcaacaatagaaaTATCACGAGAAAAGTTTGAGAAGTTAAAATACAGTTCTTCTTTATGATAGGAAAAGATTAATATGAATGGAATTCTATATTCTATGCTGGCTAGAGTTCAATGTTCACCAAAATTATCTACAAAATAGACGTTTTAAACAATTATTTGACCTCTTAGTGTTTGCGAGCGAAAACCACTTTTCATCAAATTGAGTTAAATTGCATCACTAGTAATATGCAAGGACATGTGTGCTTCTTTTAGTACGTATGTGACAtcctgtatgtatctatgaggCAATATTGTAGTCATTGTGTGTTAtttattgtgtgtgggtgtaaggaAAGTTTCTCAATGTGTATGTaaaattgtgtatgtttgtgagaacGTGTCCTTTACTTTATGTGCGTGTATTATcctgcgagctggcagagtcattacagCGCCGGAAATATTGCAGCATTTGttcaatttgagttcaaatcttgttatggtcaattttgtctttcattctttcgaggtttataaaataaattactatacAGGGGTTGATAATATCGTCTAATATCCTCacttcaaaattactgaccttgtgtctaaatcagaaacagcaGTGTGTTCGTCTATAAAAGGAAGTTTATCGTAGTGTATGAAagcacattttgtttttcattatgtgtgtttatgacagAAAAGTACACCATAGTGTATGTAAACATGTTGCTATTAGTATTTTAATATGTGTGACTGTCTATGAATGAAAGTTGATAATGGTGTTCCGAAAACTACATAACTGAACATCATGCAGTAGCTATGCAAATCTAGAACTCTCTTTATCTGTGTGGTTAGATAATGTGTAGGAGAGAAATAAGAGCAATTCGGAGGGAAATGAAGGAGAGATTCGTATTCACCTTGCATTATGGTAGAGTAAAAAAAGGCCAGTCGCAACTGCAAAGATCTTTAATGATCAGTCAAAACTTAGGCTTCTGATAATGTGGATGCGCATGAATTACGATCATCTATTGGTGAAAATTAAATCCAAAGTCTGTCTAGATATGAGAACAAACCCCGCAATGAAGCGATGTCATGAAAACAAACGCCCATGCAATAGAGTAGAAGCGCGAAGTTAAAATTTTCTATGTGACATATACAGTatctgttatatggactgttagatttgTTTGTTGTTCGTCTGAAGTCCCATATTTCAATATAGTTCGTCTGAGGTCCCTGTTTCGTTGGTGTTTTGTGTGACTGTCGAGGTTGAATGTTATTGGGATATATATGGCGAGGAAAATCATTCTTGTTTCTTGATAACGAACATTCGGTGAGTGAGTTCtttgtttatagttaataaataaatgtgataactaaatagtacaactcgttgtgttttctctgcgagtcccccgagaggaatacaacagagTTTAGTGGCGTCGCCGGTAGGATTATATGCATACTTTGCCGTAAAATTGTTCATCTTAATAACATggcagaaaaacagacagtagagctGATAAAGTTGTTTAGGGAACAAATGGAACAGCAAATGCAGCAACATAAGAGGGATATGGACACTCTGTTAAAACTGTTTGGTGCCCGACAAGTTGAAGGCGATTCCAGTGGCTATTTTTCAGCTGCTTCGACAACAGTGTCGATTCCACCATTTGCTGCATTTGATTCAACGACAGAACTATGGCCTGATTACTGGTCAAGATTCCGCACGTTTGTGGCTGCTAATGCTGTACCTGAACAATGCATGGCACAAGTGTTCCTGATCAatcagaccgctactatttacAAGCAACTTGCTAATCTAGCTACTCAACAAAATCCGCCTAAAGATATCAACAACTTGACAATGGATGAAATCGTTGACTTCATGAAGGAACAGCTCGACCCAAAACTTTTCATTGTGAGAGAGCGTTTCAAGTTTTGGAGTGATATGCAACGGAAGCCAGGCGAAACTCTCCAGGAGCTGGCAGCACATATACGTCAGGATGCGGCTACCTGTGATTTTCCATCGATTACCAACCCACAGGATGAAGCTCTGAGACAGAGATTCATATGTCCGGTCAACAATGAAGCGGTTCTGAAGGAGCTTTTTAAGATCAAAGACACAGAACTAGATTTTGCCCGTGCTGCCCAAGTTGCCATCGAGACTGAAGACGCAGCAAAGGTTGCAAAAGAAACTGTTTACGGTTCCAAAACCAAGCAGGTCTACAAGGTCCAACAGAACAAGAATAAGAGTCCTCAAAAGAACCATCAGCAGCCTTATTCCACAGACCAGGAGAAATGCTACCGATGTGGAAAGGCCCACAAAGCGACAGACTGTCCTTTCAAAGAAACCAAATGTCATTTTTGTGACAAAAAGGGACATTTGCAAGCGGTGTGTAGAAAAAAACATCAGCAACGCAATAGCCACTCACAAACTCCCGTTAAAAGAATCACAAAAGCTGAGCTAGTCAAGGCGGTCCTAGGCGAAGTTTCCCAAGATACTCATAGTTTGATTGTGCCAATAACAATCCAGAACAGACTATTCACAATGGAATTGGACACTGCCACTACAGGCAATNNNNNNNNNNTATTCACAATGGAATTGGACACTGCCACTACAGGCAATTTTGTTTCCTTGTCAGTCTGGAAACAACTAGGAAAACCAAAGCTGCAACATGTCAAGCCTCGCTATGAATCTGCCAGCAAGCACGACCTGCCTGTTCTGGGAACTTTCANNNNNNNNNNGAATTAATGACCAACTTGCAGATCACCGTCATCCAATGCCACTCCCTGTTAAACTGATGCAGAAACTTGGAGGTGGATTCAGATATACAAAGATTAACCTTGCTGATGCCTATAATCAGATCAAGCTGGCTCCAGAAAGTCAACGCAGACTCGCACTCAGCACTCACCGTGGAGTACTCCTGCAGCAACGACACCCTTTCGGAATTAAGTCAGCACCTGGTTACTTTCAGGAGATCATGGAAAACCTGACCCATGATCTACCTGGAGTGGCCGTCTTCCAGGACGACATGCTCGTCAGTGGGAAAGATGCAAACAGTCACCTAAACAACCTAAAGTGTCTGCTCACACATCTAAGCAACAATGGACTCAGATGTCGCCGTGAAAAGTGCCAGCTTGCACTACCCAGTGTAGAATACCTTGGACACATTTTGTCGGCTGAAGGGATCACGAAGGGATCCAAGGTCGAAGCAGTCTTAAAGATGTCACCTCCAACGAACAACTCGAGCTTGAAATCTTTCCTGGGTTCAGTTCAGTTTTATGGAAATTTTATCCCAAACCTAGCCAGTATAGCAGAGCCACTCTATTGCCTTACGAAAAAGTCAACTATTTGGAAATGGGGAGATGAGGAACAGTCAGTTTTTGATCATTGAAAAATGTACTTTCATCGAGTCAAGTTCTGATACACTTCGATCCAAACAAAACTTTGGGACTGGCTTGCGATGCATCAAACGTTGGCATTGGAGCAATCCTGTTTCACTGCTATCCTGATGGAAGCGAGCGCCCAATATCCAATATGTCCAAGACTCTCACTTCTGCACAGCGTAACTACAGCCAAATTCAAAAGGAAGCCCTGGCTATCATATTTGGCTTGCAGAAGTTTTACCAGTATTTGTACGGTCGTAAATTTGTACTCGTGACTGACCACAAGCCACTGACATCACTGTTCAGTCCGAGGAAAGGGACGCCACTTCTCGCTGCTAACAGGCTAGCACGGTGGGCCCTGTGGCTGAACGAGTTTGACTACACCATTGAATATCGGAAATCAGCAGATCATGGCAATGCTGATGCCCTCAGTCACTTGCCATTCGGTGATAACAACGAttttaacagaaaggaaaatggtGAAGACAGACATGGTGTGTGCCATCAAAGCTCTCAGCATTCAAGTCCAACCTGTGGATGCTAATGTCCTCCATCAAGAGTCAGGGAAATATCCAGTGATATCTACAGTGATGCGCTACGTCTGTGAAGGCTGGCCACCAAAGAACATGGAGATCAATGACGAAGTCAACAAGTTCCGTAAGTTATCAAACTCACTCAGTATCTGTCATGGATGCCTTATGCATGGATCTAGAGTTGTGATTCCACATAGCTTGCAGCCAAAGATCCTCAATCTTCTGCATCTTGGACACTTTGGCATGGAACGCATGAAACAACTAGCAAGAACTGCTGTTTATTGGCCTGGTATCGATGCTGCTTTAGAGATAGCCAGTCGACGATGTGATTCGTGAAATGAACATCAAAGGAAGCCATCTAAGCCTCCAGTTCACCCATGGATGTTACCAGAAAAGCCGTGGAGCCGCTTACACCTGGACCACGCAATAAATTTTAAGGGTAGAGATTGGCTGGTGATCAGAGATGTTTATTCCAAGTACCCATGCATTCATCCTACTTCTTCCACATCCTCCAAAGCTACTTTAAATCTTCTTGAGGAAGACTTTGCGCACTTCGGATTTCCTCACACACTGGTCACCGATAACGCACCAACTTTTACGTCTGAGGAGTTCCAGAGCTGGTCCAAAGAACGTGGGATCACACACCTGACAGGGGCACCTTACCACCCAGCTACCAACGGAGCAGCAGAACGTTTGGTGCAGACCTTCAAACAAGCTCTGAGGAAGTCTTCTCTTCCGCCGACACGAGCACTTCAAGAGTTCTTGATGCAGTACCGGAGAACACCGATATCCTGTGGATTCTCTCCAAGTGAACTTNNNNNNNNNNNNNNNNNNNNNNNNNNNNNNNNNNNNNNNNNNNNNNNNNNNNNNNNNNNNNNNNNNNNNNNNNNNNNNNNNNNNNNNNNNNNNNNNNNNNNNNNNNNNNNNNNNNNNNNNNNNNNNNNNNNNNNNNNNNNNNNNNNNNNNNNNNNNNNNNNNNNNNNNNNNNNNNNNNNNNNNNNNNNNNNNNNNNNNNNNNNNNNNNNNNNNNNNNNNNNNNNNNNNNNNNNNNNNNNNNNNNNNNNNNNNNNNNNNNNNNNNNNNNNNNNNNNNNNNNNNNNNNNNNNNNNNNNCTGAGGAAGACAATGAACCTGGTGATGCAGAAGACACTGTATTTGAATTTGCAACAGATCACCCGATGGAGATCTCGGAAACTGCCACTAACTCAAAGACAAACCAGACCCAAGACCATGTTACCCGTTCCAGAGTATGGACCAGACAACCCAAGACGGTCCAAGAGAACCCGTAAAAcccaagagagactttgctgttgatacttcttgtgtagcatcaatttcagtggggaggtgttatatggactgttagatttgTTTGTGGTTCGTCTGAAGTCCCATATTTCAATATAGTTCATCTGAGGTCcctgtttcgttgttgttttgtgtgaCTGTCGAGGTCGAATGTTATTGGGTTATATATGGCGAGGAAAAACATTCTTGTTTCTTGATAACGAACATTCGGTGAGTGAGTTCtttgtttatagttaataaataattgtgatggatctttgtgatttgacgggcaacatttgttttcataacgaaacactttcaaacttgggacactggtagaatgtgtNNNNNNNNNNCAAGTGAACTTTTGAATCACCGGCAGATACGAACAAGGATTGATTCTCTACTGCCATCGCCAGCACACATTGCTCAAGCCAAACAGTCTAAGGAAGCATATAAGTCTCAGATGACTCCGGGCTCGGCTGATGTCGCTAAAGTTACTGGGCAGTACAAGGCCAGAGATCCTGTGTATGCACTATACTATGGACCTCGCAGAGAGACAAAGATCCCCGATGGGTACCAGCAATTATTAAGAAGTCATTGGGTACTCTCTGCTTTAACGTCAAGGTCATACCTCATGGCCCGATGTGGAGACGACACTGGGAACAGCTGCGATCGCGGTACACAACTGAGGAAGACAATGAACCTGGTGATGCAGAAGACACTGTATTTGAATTTGCAACAGATCACCCGATGGAGATCTCGGAAACTGCCACTAACTCAAAGACAAACCAGACCCAAGACCATGTTACCCGTTCCAGAGTATGGACCAGACAACCCAAGACGGTCCAAGAGAACCCGTAAAAcccaagagagactttgctgttgatacttcttgtgtagcatcaatttcagtggggaggtgttatatggactgttagatNNNNNNNNNNNNNNNNNNNNNNNNNNNNNNNNNNNNNNNNNNNNNNNNNNNNNNNNNNNNNNNNNNNNNNNNNNNNNNNNNNNNNNNNNNNNNNNNNNNNNNNNNNNNNNNNNNNNNNNNNNNNNNNNNNNNNNNNNNNNNNNNNNNNNNNNNNNNNNNNNNNNNNNNNNNNNNNNNNNNNNNNNNNNNNNNNNNNNNNNNNNNNNNNNNNNNNNNNNNNNNNNNNNNNNNNNNNNNNNNNNNNNNNNNNNNNNNNNNNNNNNNNNNNNNNNNNNNNNNNNNNNNNNNNNNNNNNNNNNNNNNNNNNNNNNNNNNNNNNNNNNNNNNNNNNNNNNNNNNNNNNNNNNNNNNNNNNNNNNNNNNNNNNNNNNNNNNNNNNNNNNNNNNNNNNNNNNNNNNNNNNNNNNNNNNNNNNNNNNNNNNNNNNNNNNNNNNNNNNNNNNNNNNNNNNNNNNNNNNNNNNNNNNNNNNNNNNNNNNNNNNNNNNNNNNNNNNNNNNNNNNNNNNNNNNNNNNNNNNNNNNNNNNNNNNNNNNNNNNNNNNNNNNNNNNNNNNNNNNNNNNNTgccgtatttctgtaatttcaaccaatcactgacgtctattcagctgaatacagtcagtgctggCCGgtgataaaaatgttattccctgtgacatatttcatccggtttaatcgtaatttatacgcatatattgtttatataataaattatgctaaccctaaccctaaccctaacccaaaccctaaccctaaccctaaccccaaccctaaccctaactctaaaacccgaaccctaaccctattttgatggcttttccccctttgtttacgaacagtctagttaatcggaaatgtcagaactaacggggattaataccatatacaccgttacagcacttactgttttcaactgaatagacgtcagtgattagttgaaattatcgaaataagacaatttttaacgtgaaataacttcgaatacaaaatttattatctgttctataccacaaaatatacaagtatacgaagtttgaaagtgtttcggtaccaaaacactacattaaaaaaatgttgcccgtcaaatcacaaggGTCCAATGTGATAACTAAATAGTACAACTGGTTGTGTTTTCTCTGCGAGTCccccgagaggaatacaacagtATCAGAAACAAAGGCAAGTcgtctgatacatacatacatgcatacatacatacctacatacatacatacatacatacatacatacatacatacatacatacgtacgtacgtacgtacgtacgtaagagcAGACAAATATTTTAAGAACTTAAGTAAAACTCAATGAAAAACATACGTGCAGATATATATTAGGTAACGGTCCAGAATAAGCATCGCGGTGTCCTGAACAAACGACAAAATAACATGATAACTGAATACCATGCCGTTAATGATCACAGTCTTAATCTAATACACATTACATTCTAAATGTAGCAAGCAGAAATTTTTAGAGGTCCATTgctgattttaaaaatatgtttggcTGGAAGTAttatattcatttgaaattaaataatattctatatttagAATTTTACGTATCTAAAGCTATTTTACAGAATGAAATGCATATTAgaaaattattctatgaaaagTAGTTTTGATAAAATGTCGTCTCGAAAAAAAGTAGATCgatgaaaatagatttaaaaacattttttacaaGGCGCTAcgtaaaaattatttcaataaactttTCCCCAATAAACAGTCTGTTAACGAAAATCcatggtatgtgtgtgcgtgagtgtatgtgtgtgtgtgtgtgtgtgtgtgtgtgcgtgcacgtgcgcgtgtatggatacacatacgtatgctcattagctatccatctatctatctatctataatattatgatatatatataNNNNNNNNNNNNNNNNNNNNNNNNNNNNNNNNNNNNNNNNNNNNNNNNNNNNN from Octopus bimaculoides isolate UCB-OBI-ISO-001 chromosome 5, ASM119413v2, whole genome shotgun sequence carries:
- the LOC106873987 gene encoding uncharacterized protein LOC106873987, producing MLPEKPWSRLHLDHAINFKGRDWLVIRDVYSKYPCIHPTSSTSSKATLNLLEEDFAHFGFPHTLVTDNAPTFTSEEFQSWSKERGITHLTGAPYHPATNGAAERLVQTFKQALRKSSLPPTRALQEFLMQYRRTPISCGFSPNNEPGDAEDTVFEFATDHPMEISETATNSKTNQTQDHVTRSRIRTRIDSLLPSPAHIAQAKQSKEAYKSQMTPGSADVAKVTGQYKARDPVYALYYGPRRETKIPDGYQQLLRSHWVLSALTSRSYLMARCGDDTGNSCDRGTQLRKTMNLVMQKTLYLNLQQITRWRSRKLPLTQRQTRPKTMLPVPEYGPDNPRRSKRTRKTQERLCC